The following proteins are encoded in a genomic region of Hippopotamus amphibius kiboko isolate mHipAmp2 chromosome 8, mHipAmp2.hap2, whole genome shotgun sequence:
- the SEPTIN5 gene encoding septin-5 isoform X3 has translation MDSLAAPQDRLVEQLLSPRTQAQRRLKDIDKQYVGFATLPNQVHRKSVKKGFDFTLMVAGESGLGKSTLVHSLFLTDLYKERKLLSAEERISQTVEILKHTVDIEEKGVKLKLTIVDTPGFGDAVNNSECWKPITDYVDQQFEQYFRDESGLNRKNIQDNRVHCCLYFISPFGHGLRPVDVGFMKALHEKVNVVPLIAKADCLVPGEIRKLKERIREEIDKFGIHVYQFPECDSDEDEDFKQQDRELKESAPFAVIGSNTVVEAKGQRVRGRLYPWGIVEVENQAHCDFGKLRNMLIRTHMHDLKDVTCDVHYENYRAHCIQQMTSKLTQDSRMESPIPILPLPTPDAETEKLIRMKDEELRRMQEMLQKMKQQMQDQ, from the exons ATGGACTCGCTGGCAGCACCCCAGGACCGGCTGGTGGAGCAGCTGCTGTCGCCGCGGACCCAGGCCCAGAGGCGGCTCAAG GACATCGACAAGCAGTACGTGGGCTTCGCCACGCTGCCCAACCAGGTGCACCGCAAGTCTGTCAAGAAGGGCTTCGACTTCACGCTCATGGTGGCGG GGGAGTCCGGCCTGGGGAAGTCCACACTGGTCCACAGCCTCTTCCTGACTGACTTGTACAAGGAGCGGAAGCTGCTCAGTGCCGAAG AGCGCATCAGTCAGACGGTCGAGATCCTGAAGCACACGGTGGACATTGAGGAGAAGGGGGTCAAGCTGAAGCTCACCATCGTGGACACGCCAGGCTTCGGGGACGCGGTCAACAACTCTGAGTG ctggaAGCCCATCACTGACTACGTGGACCAGCAGTTTGAGCAGTATTTCCGGGACGAGAGCGGCCTCAACCGCAAGAACATCCAGGACAACCGCGTGCACTGCTGCCTGTACTTCATCTCCCCCTTCGGGCACGG GCTGCGGCCGGTGGACGTGGGCTTCATGAAGGCTCTGCACGAGAAGGTGAACGTCGTGCCCCTCATCGCCAAGGCTGACTGTCTCGTCCCCGGTGAGATCCGGAAGCTGAAAGAGAGG ATCCGGGAGGAGATCGACAAGTTTGGGATCCACGTGTACCAGTTTCCTGAGTGTGACTCGGATGAGGACGAGGACTTCAAGCAGCAGGACCGGGAACTGAAG gagagCGCACCCTTCGCTGTTATCGGCAGCAACACGGTGGTGGAGGCCAAGGGCCAGCGGGTCCGGGGGCGTCTGTATCCCTGGGGGATCGTGGAGG TGGAGAACCAGGCGCACTGCGACTTCGGGAAGCTGCGCAACATGCTCATCCGCACGCACATGCACGACCTCAAGGACGTGACGTGCGACGTGCACTACGAGAACTACCGCGCGCACTGCATCCAGCAGATGACCAG CAAACTGACGCAGGACAGCCGCATGGAGAGCCCCATCCCCATCCTGCCGCTGCCCACCCCCGACGCCGAGACCGAGAAGCTCATCCGGATGAAGGACGAAGAG CTGAGGCGCATGCAGGAGATGCTGCAGAAAATGAAGCAGCAAATGCAAGACCAGTGA
- the SEPTIN5 gene encoding septin-5 isoform X4: MDSLAAPQDRLVEQLLSPRTQAQRRLKVSPPSPQPATPAAGSRPDGASHPLHAGGDIDKQYVGFATLPNQVHRKSVKKGFDFTLMVAGESGLGKSTLVHSLFLTDLYKERKLLSAEERISQTVEILKHTVDIEEKGVKLKLTIVDTPGFGDAVNNSECWKPITDYVDQQFEQYFRDESGLNRKNIQDNRVHCCLYFISPFGHGLRPVDVGFMKALHEKVNVVPLIAKADCLVPGEIRKLKERIREEIDKFGIHVYQFPECDSDEDEDFKQQDRELKESAPFAVIGSNTVVEAKGQRVRGRLYPWGIVEVENQAHCDFGKLRNMLIRTHMHDLKDVTCDVHYENYRAHCIQQMTSKLTQDSRMESPIPILPLPTPDAETEKLIRMKDEELRRMQEMLQKMKQQMQDQ, translated from the exons ATGGACTCGCTGGCAGCACCCCAGGACCGGCTGGTGGAGCAGCTGCTGTCGCCGCGGACCCAGGCCCAGAGGCGGCTCAAGGTGT CTCCGCCGTCGCCGCAGCCAGCCACCCCCGCGGCTGGATCGAGGCCAGACGGGGCCTCCCACCCCCTGCACGCGGGAGGG GACATCGACAAGCAGTACGTGGGCTTCGCCACGCTGCCCAACCAGGTGCACCGCAAGTCTGTCAAGAAGGGCTTCGACTTCACGCTCATGGTGGCGG GGGAGTCCGGCCTGGGGAAGTCCACACTGGTCCACAGCCTCTTCCTGACTGACTTGTACAAGGAGCGGAAGCTGCTCAGTGCCGAAG AGCGCATCAGTCAGACGGTCGAGATCCTGAAGCACACGGTGGACATTGAGGAGAAGGGGGTCAAGCTGAAGCTCACCATCGTGGACACGCCAGGCTTCGGGGACGCGGTCAACAACTCTGAGTG ctggaAGCCCATCACTGACTACGTGGACCAGCAGTTTGAGCAGTATTTCCGGGACGAGAGCGGCCTCAACCGCAAGAACATCCAGGACAACCGCGTGCACTGCTGCCTGTACTTCATCTCCCCCTTCGGGCACGG GCTGCGGCCGGTGGACGTGGGCTTCATGAAGGCTCTGCACGAGAAGGTGAACGTCGTGCCCCTCATCGCCAAGGCTGACTGTCTCGTCCCCGGTGAGATCCGGAAGCTGAAAGAGAGG ATCCGGGAGGAGATCGACAAGTTTGGGATCCACGTGTACCAGTTTCCTGAGTGTGACTCGGATGAGGACGAGGACTTCAAGCAGCAGGACCGGGAACTGAAG gagagCGCACCCTTCGCTGTTATCGGCAGCAACACGGTGGTGGAGGCCAAGGGCCAGCGGGTCCGGGGGCGTCTGTATCCCTGGGGGATCGTGGAGG TGGAGAACCAGGCGCACTGCGACTTCGGGAAGCTGCGCAACATGCTCATCCGCACGCACATGCACGACCTCAAGGACGTGACGTGCGACGTGCACTACGAGAACTACCGCGCGCACTGCATCCAGCAGATGACCAG CAAACTGACGCAGGACAGCCGCATGGAGAGCCCCATCCCCATCCTGCCGCTGCCCACCCCCGACGCCGAGACCGAGAAGCTCATCCGGATGAAGGACGAAGAG CTGAGGCGCATGCAGGAGATGCTGCAGAAAATGAAGCAGCAAATGCAAGACCAGTGA
- the SEPTIN5 gene encoding septin-5 isoform X2, translating to MVAGESGLGKSTLVHSLFLTDLYKERKLLSAEERISQTVEILKHTVDIEEKGVKLKLTIVDTPGFGDAVNNSECWKPITDYVDQQFEQYFRDESGLNRKNIQDNRVHCCLYFISPFGHGLRPVDVGFMKALHEKVNVVPLIAKADCLVPGEIRKLKERIREEIDKFGIHVYQFPECDSDEDEDFKQQDRELKESAPFAVIGSNTVVEAKGQRVRGRLYPWGIVEVENQAHCDFGKLRNMLIRTHMHDLKDVTCDVHYENYRAHCIQQMTSKLTQDSRMESPIPILPLPTPDAETEKLIRMKDEELRRMQEMLQKMKQQMQDQ from the exons ATGGTGGCGG GGGAGTCCGGCCTGGGGAAGTCCACACTGGTCCACAGCCTCTTCCTGACTGACTTGTACAAGGAGCGGAAGCTGCTCAGTGCCGAAG AGCGCATCAGTCAGACGGTCGAGATCCTGAAGCACACGGTGGACATTGAGGAGAAGGGGGTCAAGCTGAAGCTCACCATCGTGGACACGCCAGGCTTCGGGGACGCGGTCAACAACTCTGAGTG ctggaAGCCCATCACTGACTACGTGGACCAGCAGTTTGAGCAGTATTTCCGGGACGAGAGCGGCCTCAACCGCAAGAACATCCAGGACAACCGCGTGCACTGCTGCCTGTACTTCATCTCCCCCTTCGGGCACGG GCTGCGGCCGGTGGACGTGGGCTTCATGAAGGCTCTGCACGAGAAGGTGAACGTCGTGCCCCTCATCGCCAAGGCTGACTGTCTCGTCCCCGGTGAGATCCGGAAGCTGAAAGAGAGG ATCCGGGAGGAGATCGACAAGTTTGGGATCCACGTGTACCAGTTTCCTGAGTGTGACTCGGATGAGGACGAGGACTTCAAGCAGCAGGACCGGGAACTGAAG gagagCGCACCCTTCGCTGTTATCGGCAGCAACACGGTGGTGGAGGCCAAGGGCCAGCGGGTCCGGGGGCGTCTGTATCCCTGGGGGATCGTGGAGG TGGAGAACCAGGCGCACTGCGACTTCGGGAAGCTGCGCAACATGCTCATCCGCACGCACATGCACGACCTCAAGGACGTGACGTGCGACGTGCACTACGAGAACTACCGCGCGCACTGCATCCAGCAGATGACCAG CAAACTGACGCAGGACAGCCGCATGGAGAGCCCCATCCCCATCCTGCCGCTGCCCACCCCCGACGCCGAGACCGAGAAGCTCATCCGGATGAAGGACGAAGAG CTGAGGCGCATGCAGGAGATGCTGCAGAAAATGAAGCAGCAAATGCAAGACCAGTGA
- the LOC130858398 gene encoding basic proline-rich protein-like — protein sequence MVTGGRRGQAAAADHAADHAALGLDATLVAGAGVHDLAGDRCRGNRQKTPVSLALVPQGDRGTGRGQASGTYEGPCLAGVLPPPGLAPPLGGGPRGPGHGHRHTLVSRRVGLIPPRDPSGPDARIDQDPASESPGLGLPSDAAPVVGRARDHVSEDGAGRADGLTEATADVPPACGPQTFQHRRPATCSARGTPRYQPEACGSTGHPAGDRPERKGQLGPGLRPPGCPALPGARLAKRKLLRPPLPAPQSGLGWGRPLPSRAPSPARDSSNPALKPHNPQPRASWGGGTSGSGLDWQRQGRTEAHTGQEVALGSSGDGVASEGPFPPWEHPARRQGAEGSGRAWGCLSPRAGPREVPGGDDLTDIRASGAERPAGPPHPRPGAPAPSPRLGPGSPRFRRRQPYAPTAGSACRKHGGARGPGLCAAVDQGPAGSHPLLRAQPEPPGWARAGGPAQLPCTGPQEGLGSPVSTPHGLNIT from the exons ATGGTGACTGGGGGCCGCCGTGGCCAGGCAGCGGCCGCTGACCACGCCGCCGACCACGCCGCCCTGGGCCTGGACGCCACCCTCG tggcaggggcaggggtgcaTGACCTGGCTGGAGACCGCTGCCGTGGGAACCGTCAGAAAACCCCAGTGTCCCTCGCCCTGGTGCCACAGGGAGACCGAGGCACAGGGCGGGGCCAGGCCTCGGGCACCTACGAGGGGCCCTGCCTGGCCGGGGTCCTGCCGCCGCCCGGCCTGGCCCCGCCCTTG GGCGGGGGCCCGCGAGGCCCGGGACACGGCCACAGACACACACTTGTGAGCCGCCGTGTTGGCCTCATCCCACCCCGAGACCCTTCAGGGCCAGACGCCCGGATAGACCAAGACCCGGCCAGTGAGTCTCCCGGCCTCGGTCTCCCCAGTGATGCAGCCCCTGTGGTGGGCCGGGCACGAGACCATGTATCTGAGG ACGGGGCCGGGCGGGCCGACGGACTCACGGAGGCCACGGCGGACGTGCCTCCCGCCTGCGGCCCGCAGACCTTCCAGCACAGACGGCCGGCCACCTGCAGTGCCCGAGGGACACCTCGCTACCAGCCCGAGGCCTGCGGCAGCACAGGCCACCCAGCTGGTGACCggccagagaggaaggggcagCTGGGGCCAGGCCTCCGACCCCCCGGCTGCCCGGCCCTGCCGGGAGCACGTCTGGCCAAGAGGAAGCTTCTGAGACCCCCACTTCCTGCACCTCAGagcgggctgggctggggccgcCCACTTCCCTccagagcccccagccctgctcgCGACTCCTCCAACCCGGCCCTGAAGCCCCACAACCCCCAGCCGCGTGCTTCCtggggcggagg GACGTCTGGGTCTGGCCTGGACTGGCAGAGGCAGGGCAGGACCGAGGCCCACACGGGGCAGGAAGTGGCCCTGGGCTCCAGCGGGGATGGGGTGGCCTCCGAGGGGCCATTTCCTCCCTGGGAACATCCTGCCAGGcggcagggggcagagggctcAGGAAGGGCCTGGGGCTGCCTGTCCCCTCGGGCAGGGCCCCGGGAGGTCCCGGGAGGGGATGACCTCACAGACATCAGAGCCTCTGGAGCTGAAAGGCCAGCcgggcctccccacccccgacctggagcgcctgccccctccccccgcctggGGCCGGGCTCCCCACGTTTCCGACGCCGCCAGCCTTACGCTCCCACGGCCGGGAGCGCCTGCCGGAAACACGGCGGAGCCCGGGGCCCCGGCCTGTGCGCGGCTGTGGACCAAGGGCCCGCCGGCAGCCACCCGCTCCTCAGAGCTCAGCCCGAGCCACCAGGCTGGGCCCGGGCAGGCGGCCCAGCCCAGCTGCCCTGCACGGGGCCCCAGGAGGGGCTCGGCAGCCCGGTGTCCACCCCCCACGGCCTAAATATAACCTGA
- the GP1BB gene encoding platelet glycoprotein Ib beta chain: protein MGSGALGLLFLLLAPPGRADAGCPTPCRCAGTRVDCGRLGLTWASLPAAFPPDTTELVLTGNNLTALPPGLLDALPGLRAAHLGANPWRCDCRLVPLRAWLAGRPEREPYRALRCAAPPALRGRLLPYLAEDELRAACPPGARCPGALATQLLLLCLGLLHALLLALLLCRLWRLRARARAARRRPTAALLAAEPATPEPSGGR from the exons ATGGGCTCCG GGGCGCTGGGCCTGCTGTTCCTGCTGCTCGCGCCGCCGGGCCGCGCGGACGCAGGCTGTCCGACCCCGTGTCGCTGCGCGGGGACGCGCGTGGACTGCGGGCGCCTCGGGCTGACGTGGGCCTCGCTGCCGGCCGCCTTCCCGCCGGACACGACCGAGCTGGTGCTGACGGGCAACAACCTGACGGCGCTGCCGCCGGGGCTGCTGGACGCGCTGCCGGGGCTGCGCGCCGCGCACCTGGGCGCCAACCCCTGGCGCTGCGACTGCCGCCTGGTGCCGCTGCGCGCCTGGCTGGCCGGCCGGCCGGAGCGCGAGCCTTACCGCGCCCTGCGCTGCGCCGCGCCCCCCGCGCTGCGGGGCCGCCTGCTGCCCTACCTGGCGGAGGACGAGCTGCGCGCCGCCTGCCCGCCCGGCGCGCGCTGCCCCGGGGCGCTGGCGACGCAGCTCCTGCTGCTCTGCCTCGGGCTGCTGCACGCTCTGCTGCTGGCGCTGCTGCTGTGCCGCTTGTGGAGGCtgcgcgcccgcgcccgcgccgcgcGCCGGCGGCCGACGGCTGCTCTGCTGGCGGCGGAGCCCGCGACCCCGGAGCCGAGCGGCGGACGCTGA
- the SEPTIN5 gene encoding septin-5 isoform X1: MSTGLRHKSKLATPEDKQDIDKQYVGFATLPNQVHRKSVKKGFDFTLMVAGESGLGKSTLVHSLFLTDLYKERKLLSAEERISQTVEILKHTVDIEEKGVKLKLTIVDTPGFGDAVNNSECWKPITDYVDQQFEQYFRDESGLNRKNIQDNRVHCCLYFISPFGHGLRPVDVGFMKALHEKVNVVPLIAKADCLVPGEIRKLKERIREEIDKFGIHVYQFPECDSDEDEDFKQQDRELKESAPFAVIGSNTVVEAKGQRVRGRLYPWGIVEVENQAHCDFGKLRNMLIRTHMHDLKDVTCDVHYENYRAHCIQQMTSKLTQDSRMESPIPILPLPTPDAETEKLIRMKDEELRRMQEMLQKMKQQMQDQ, encoded by the exons GACATCGACAAGCAGTACGTGGGCTTCGCCACGCTGCCCAACCAGGTGCACCGCAAGTCTGTCAAGAAGGGCTTCGACTTCACGCTCATGGTGGCGG GGGAGTCCGGCCTGGGGAAGTCCACACTGGTCCACAGCCTCTTCCTGACTGACTTGTACAAGGAGCGGAAGCTGCTCAGTGCCGAAG AGCGCATCAGTCAGACGGTCGAGATCCTGAAGCACACGGTGGACATTGAGGAGAAGGGGGTCAAGCTGAAGCTCACCATCGTGGACACGCCAGGCTTCGGGGACGCGGTCAACAACTCTGAGTG ctggaAGCCCATCACTGACTACGTGGACCAGCAGTTTGAGCAGTATTTCCGGGACGAGAGCGGCCTCAACCGCAAGAACATCCAGGACAACCGCGTGCACTGCTGCCTGTACTTCATCTCCCCCTTCGGGCACGG GCTGCGGCCGGTGGACGTGGGCTTCATGAAGGCTCTGCACGAGAAGGTGAACGTCGTGCCCCTCATCGCCAAGGCTGACTGTCTCGTCCCCGGTGAGATCCGGAAGCTGAAAGAGAGG ATCCGGGAGGAGATCGACAAGTTTGGGATCCACGTGTACCAGTTTCCTGAGTGTGACTCGGATGAGGACGAGGACTTCAAGCAGCAGGACCGGGAACTGAAG gagagCGCACCCTTCGCTGTTATCGGCAGCAACACGGTGGTGGAGGCCAAGGGCCAGCGGGTCCGGGGGCGTCTGTATCCCTGGGGGATCGTGGAGG TGGAGAACCAGGCGCACTGCGACTTCGGGAAGCTGCGCAACATGCTCATCCGCACGCACATGCACGACCTCAAGGACGTGACGTGCGACGTGCACTACGAGAACTACCGCGCGCACTGCATCCAGCAGATGACCAG CAAACTGACGCAGGACAGCCGCATGGAGAGCCCCATCCCCATCCTGCCGCTGCCCACCCCCGACGCCGAGACCGAGAAGCTCATCCGGATGAAGGACGAAGAG CTGAGGCGCATGCAGGAGATGCTGCAGAAAATGAAGCAGCAAATGCAAGACCAGTGA